The DNA window TCGGCCATGTTGAAAGAATCGTAATCATCCTGTAGAGCCACACCGTTTGTTCGAGTGGCGCGATCATTGCTATAGGCAAGTGCAGTCTGGGAAAGGGGTCGCTATGCGCAGGACAATCGGATGGCTAACGGTGCTGGTGGGGTGGCTGTGGGCAGCGCCACTGCTTGCTGCTTCCTTTGCGCCGAAGACGAGCGCCGAATTCGTGGAGGCGATGGAGAGCGCAGTGAAAACTGCGGAAATGGATACCATCACGTTGACTGCCGGAGCGCTCTATCAACTGACGAAGACGGTGGATGTTTATAATGGTGAGATTGCGATTATAGGGAATGGGGCGACGATTGAGCGTCAGATTGGTTCATTGCCGTTTTCGATTTTTAGCGTTGATAAGTACGGGAAATTGGTTCTGAAAGATCTGACGGTGCGGTATGGGGGTACATATGGGATGCTAGCGGGGACTGCGTCAGGGATTTCAGGTGGAGCTGTAACTAGTGATGGATTTCTCCTGCTAGACCAAGTGACCATGACCAAGAACTCCGTGAGTGGGAGTGGAGGCGCAATTTTGAGCTATGGCGTTCTTCATATCACCGGGAGCCAATTCATTGCCAACACGGCAGGGCACAGTGCTGGTGCCATCTACGATACAAGTTGGAGAAACGACCTGTGGGGAGTCGATCTGTCCACGGACATTCAGACCACAGTGTTTCGAGACAATCAAGCCCTCTTCGGCGGAGCCTATTACACGACGAGTAAAATTCCGCGGCACATTACGCAGAGTGTCTTTGAGAATAATGCGGCCACCAGCGGCGGAGCGATGGAGTTGCAGCAGAGTTATGGGACGATCATTGATCGCTGCACATTTAAAGATAACCAGGCGAGTACTGCCGGGGGAGGCGCTATTTACACGGCGTTTTCCCTCCTCGATGTGCGTAATACCACTTTTTTTGGCAACAAGGCACCACAATACTATGGTGGAGGCATCGACGCGCAGGGCGGGCAGTTGCTCTGTACGAACTGCACAGTGGTCGGTAATAGTGCCGGAATTGCTGGTGGTGGAGTGAATGTTTCGAATCAGGGCACGCTCTTTATGAAGAACTCGATCCTGGCCCTGAACGTAGCGCCGCAGGGGCCGCAGTGCGATAGTTTCAAGGTCGTCGAGTCACAAGGCAACAATATCGTCACCGCCGCGGCGGGTTGCCAGGGATTCGGCCCTACCGAGGTCGTTCCGGACGCCGGAGTGAGTAATCAACCGACCACCGGTACCGGTGGGAGTTTCCTCCCCCTCTTGGCCAACAGTCCGGCGATTAATGCCGGCAATCCGTCGTACTGCAGTGCGGTAGATCAATTAGGGCGTCCGCGAGTTGGCAATTGCGATATCGGTGCGGCGGAGGCGGTGTGCGGCGATGCGGTGGCGCAAGCAGCGATCGGCGAGCAATGCGACGACGGAAACCAAAGTGACCTCGATGCATGCCTGCAGTCCTGTGCGCTCGCGAGTTGTGGCGATGGGCTTGTGCAGACCGGTGTGGAAGAATGCGACGACGGGAATCATACCGATGGCGATGGGTGTAGTGCCGCGTGTATCAAAGACGCAGTGAACGCGGTGTGTGGGAACGGCACTGTGGAAGGCGATGAGGCTTGCGACGACGGCAACGAGGATCAGACCGATACGTGTCTGAATACGTGTCATCCGGCCAGTTGCGGGGACGGCTTCGTTTGGGCCGGGCACGAGGGGTGCGATGCGGGCGCGGGGAATAGCAACACCGGGGCCTGTACGCTGCAATGTACGCCAGCCGCGTGTGGGGATGGGTTCATGTTGGCCGGTGTCGAGTTCTGCGATGACGGCAATACGACCAGCGGCGACGGATGCGACGCGAACTGCAAGGCGACTGGGTGTGGCAACGGGATCGTCACGGCCGGTGAAGTCTGCGACGACGGTAACAATGTGAATGGCGATGCTTGTCAGTCCACCTGTAAGTTCCCTGCCTGCGGGGACAATGTTCTCGATGAGGGCGAACAATGCGATGACGGCGATGCCGAAAACGGCGATGGCTGCGATGCTAACTGTACGCCGACGATGTGCGGCAACGGCGCGATCAGTGGGATCGAACAATGCGATGACGGCAATACGATTAGCGGAGATGGCTGCGACAGCAATTGTAGCACTTCGGCCTGCGGTAACGGGCTGGTGGCCGGGACCGAGGCCTGCGACGACGGCAATGCAGTCAATACCGATGCGTGTCTCCCGACCTGCCAAGCGGCCAAGTGCGGCGATAGTTTCGTGCAGACCGGTGTGGAACAGTGCGACGACGGGAACGCGAGCGATGGCGATGGCTGCAGCGCGCTCTGTCTGGTCGAGGCCCCGGCGGTGAGTTGCGGCAATGGGATCCCGCAAGGGGCCGAAGCCTGTGACGACGGGAATCAAGAGAACGGCGATGCGTGTCTGAATACCTGTTTCAATAATACTTGCGGCGATAGTTTCCTGTGGGTCGGTACCGAAGCCTGTGACGACGGCGCAGCGAACGGCGCGACGGCGGCGTGTCTCCCGACCTGCATTCAGGCCACGTGCGGCGACGGCGCGGTTTGGCAGGGACACGAACAGTGCGACGACGCGAACGCAGTCAACACCGACGCGTGCCCGGTGAACTGCCAGACGGCATTCTGCGGCGACGGATTTGTCCTGGTCGGCACGGAAGTCTGTGACGATGGGAACGCGAATAACTACGATGCCTGCTTGAATACTTGCCAAACGGCGAAATGCGGCGACCACGTGGTGCAGATCGGCGTCGAGCAATGCGACGACGGGAACGTGCAGAGCGGCGACGGCTGCAGCGCCACGTGCATGGCCGAGACTCCGGCGGTGTGCGGCAATGGGAACGCGGAGGCCGGCGAGGCGTGCGACGACGGCAACGAGGCCAATACCGATGCGTGCCTGAAGAGTTGTGTGGCAGCGACGTGCGGTGATGGTTTCGTGCAAGCAGGCAAGGAAGTCTGCGACGACGCCAATCTGGCCGATGACGATGCCTGCTTGGCGACGTGTCTACTCGCGGTTTGCGGCGACGGCAAACTCCACCAAGGCGTGGAGCAGTGTGACGACGGCAATACAACCAGCGGCGACGGTTGTAGCGGCGTGTGTGTGACGGAAACTCCGCTCGCGGTCTGCGGCAATGCGAAATTGGAGGCGGGGGAGGGCTGCGACGACGGCAATGACAGCAATACGGATGGGTGTTTGAAAGATTGCCATGTCGCCGCGTGCGGCGATGGGTTCGAACAGAGCGGTGTCGAGGATTGTGACGACAATAATGCGCTGAGCGGCGATGGCTGCGCGGCGAACTGCAAGATCGAAAAGCAGTTGCCGCCCGTGCCGCCACCACCACCACCGCCTCCACCGGCACCTACGCCGACGCCAACTCCAATTGCGCCGGCGCCAGTGGCGCCGACTCCGGAGTCTGCGCCGACGTCTCCGGCAGCAGCGGCGACCCCGGCCACGACGTCGGAACCGGCATCTGCGACGACACCGGAGTCGACACCAGCGACCACTCCGGCGTCGACACCGGCCGTGCCGGAGACGGAGACGGAGACCGAGACGCCCACCACCCCGTCACCCGCGGAAGAGAGTCCCGCGGCCGGTGACGGAGCCTCCGGTGGCGGTTGCAGTTTGATGCTGGATGCCGGGCGATAGCCGTCAGTCGGATGCGAGGTCCTATGCAGTGAGGCTGACGGTCCCGTGCGTCATGGTGCCGATTGGTTTGTGCGCTGCAGATATGCCAGCACTTCTTTGGTCACCAGATCAAAGTCACACAGATGATTGGTGTAGACGTTATACACCTCGACGACGTCGATCTTTTCGTACAGATGCACGATCAAATTGCGGAAGGCCGCCATTTTTTTCATCAGCTCGGCGGTTGTTGTGGATAGGACCGCGGATTCCGCCAAGACGGCAAACGTGTCGCGCGTATCGTTGGGAAGGCGCAGATTGTCGTCGGCAATGATATGTTTTCCGATATCAAGGCAGATCTCGACCATCTCTTGCAATACCTTCTCCACCGCTTTTTCCATATAGGGTTTCGTCTGCAGGTCACTGAGTGACGTGATGCCGTAACCCTGCAGTTCTCGCTTCCGATCCTGCAACAAGGCAATCTTCCGCTGAATGAGCGTTGTATCAACCATGAGGTGTGACTCCGAGTCGCTGTTCGAGGCGCCGAATGAAAAATTGCTGGAGCGGTAAATAATCGAAGTAACGGGTCAAGGTAGTGACCACAAAGTTGCGCGCGGTCGTCGCGTCGCCATAGACGCGACGACCGTGTTTCAGGACTTGAAAGGCGAAGATCGGACTGGCGTCGTTCAAGATGCGGACATCGATCGCGATGGGAACGTGAGCGCGGACCACCGTGCCCACAGTAGTGATCAGGGCGAGGCGCTGTTCGGGGTCCAGGCGAGCGCGGCAGAGGAGCGCCAGATCGAGGTCTCCGTGCGGTCCGTCCGGATGCTTGATCGTAGAGCCGTGTTGATAGGCGAGGACGACATCCGGGCACGATTGAAACGTCTGCGCCCATTGCTCCGGGGTGATGGAGACAGCGATCGGCAGCGGCAGTGTCATAACCCCGGCGACTTGACGAGATTGCCGGCGTTGTCGCGGATGATCGCGCGAACGTGCGGGACGCGGTTGGCCAACGCCAGGCCGGCGTCGGGACCGAGTTGATAAATTGCGGTGGCTAACGCCTGGGCCGTGGCCGCGTCTTTCGCGATCACGGTGGCGCTACGGCACTTGGTCTGCGCGGGTTTGTCGCCGGCCCGTTCGTTCGGTTTCGGTGTCTTTGCGCCGACCGTGACGGTCGCCGTCGAGGCGTTGGAGAAGCTGATCGCCATTCCGCGGCCGGCATAGCGGCCGCTCATGTCGGCGATGACCGTGCGCCACGGGCCGACTAAATCGTTCCCGATGCTGCGCGTGACGTTGCCGACTGAGACCATTGCGTTGTCGATGTTCGCCTTCCAGAGATACGCAACCAACCGATCGGCGAGGAAGCCTTCCACGACCGACGAGACATCGAGCCGCAAATTGGGATTGGCGAATTGGACGGTGTTGGCGCCGCTGCTGAGTTTGATCGCGTCCGAGTTGCCGGTGCCGGTGCTGGCGATATCGAATGCGCCGCCGCTCTGTTGGTGGGCCTTTTTGGCGACTTCGAGCAACGCAATCGTGTCGTCGCTGACCTTCACTGGTTCGCTGCCGGCACGCGCATTGACGCGCGAGATCTCGCTGTTCGGGTCTTGCGCATAGAATTTCTCCGCGACGTTGCGCAATTCGCCGAACGCGACGCTGAAGACTTTGTCGATTTCCTTCTGATGTTTGTGGAGGGCCAACACTGTGGCGCTGACTTTAATGCCGCCCGCGAGGGTGGCGTCTTGGGTGAAGTTGCGGACTTGGTCGGACTGAAAGTGATCGACGCCGCCATCCGCCCCTTCGGCGTGGACGGCGATCGGGAGGAGGCTGAGTGCCGAGAGAGTTGCCAGGATTGCGAATGAACGACGCATAAGTCACCTCGTGGCTTGAAATGCATTTAGGTCGGCCGGCCCAGTTCCCGGGCCGGCACTTCGTCATCATCGGTCCGCCTCCGGCGGACTATACTACTTTGTAGGTCGCAGAACTTAACATGGCATCTATCGATTGCCTAGGGGGAAAATGGAAAAACGCTTGTTTATCCCTCAGCGCGACGCCGGATACGCGGGCTGGGGAGCACGGCGCGCAAGTAGTGGCCGGTGTACGACGTGGGGTGCGCGGCGATCTGTTCCGGGGGACCGGCGGCGACAATATACCCGCCGGCGTCGCCACCTTCCGGGCCGAGGTCGATGACGTGATCGGCGGATTTAATCACGTCGAGGTTATGTTCGATGATCACGACCGTGTTGCCGGCGTCGAGCAGGCGATTCAGCACGTCGAGCAAGCGCGCGACGTCGGCGAAGTGGAGCCCGGTGGTCGGTTCGTCCAGCAAGTAGATGGTCCGGCCGGTCCCGCGTTTCGAGAGTTCGCGGGCCAACTTGATCCGCTGCGCCTCGCCGCCGGAGAGCGTGGTCGCCGATTGCCCGAGCTCGATATAGCCGAGGCCCACATCGACCAACGTCTGCAACTTTTGCCGGATCAGCGGGATGGTGCTGAAGAATTCGTAGGCTTGGTCGATGGTGCAACTGAGCACGTCGGCGATGCTCTTGCCTTTATACAGGATCTCTAACGTTTCTCGATTAAAGCGCTTCCCATTGCACGCCTCGCAGCGGACGTAGACATCGGGGAGAAATTGCATCTCGATGCGGAGGATCCCGTCGCCTTCGCAGGCCTCGCACCGGCCGCCTTTCACATTAAAGGAGAAGCGGCCCGCTTTGTAGCCGCGCGCCTTGGCCCCAGGGAGTTCGGCGAAGAGGTCGCGGATATGGGTGAACGCGCCGGTGTAGGTGGCGGGATTGGAGCGCGGCGTTCGGCCGATCGGCGCTTGGTCGATGTTGATCACTTTATCGAGATACTCCGCCCCGTCGATGGCGTCGTGGGTGCCGGCGGTGACCGGCGTGCGGTATAGGCGCTGGCATAGTCCTAAATAGAGTGTGTCGTGGAGTAGCGAACTTTTCCCGGAGCCGGAGACGCCGGTAATGCAGGTCATCATCCCGAGCGGGATGGCAACATCGAGCTGCTTCAAGTTGTGCGTCGCGGCGCCGCGGATGACTAACTGTCGGCCGGTCGGGATGCGCCGTGCCCCGGGGACGGGGATCGCGCGCGCGCCGCTCAAGTACAGGCCGGTCAGTGAATCTGGATGGGCGACAATTTCCGCTGGTGTCCCGGTTGCGACGATGCGTCCGCCGTGTCGGCCGGCGCCGGGGCCCATATCGATCACATGATCCGCAGCCAGGATGGTGTCGGCGTCGTGTTCCACGACGAGCACGGTGTTGCCGAGGTCGCGCAAGTGTTTCAAGGTTTCCAACAGCCGGCGATTATCGCGTTGGTGCAGTCCGATGCTCGGTTCATCGAGTACATAGAGGACGCCTGTCAGTGCCGATCCGATCTGCGTGGCGAGTCGGATCCGTTGCGCCTCGCCGCCGGAGAGGGTCGCGGCGGAGCGCTCCAGCGTCAAGTAGTTCAGGCCGACGTGTTGCAAAAAGCGGAGCCGCTCGCGCACTTCTTTTAAAACGCGTTCGGCGATCGCTAACGCCCGCGGCGGCAGTTGCCAGGCGGCGATGGTCGTGGCGAGCGCGTCGATGGAACGGCTTGTGAGTTCATGAATGGCCGCTCCCTCGACTTTCACGGCGAGGCTTTCGGTGCGCAGTCGTGCCCCGTGACAGGTGGGACAGGCGCGCAGCGTCATGAAGGCCTCGATCTCTTCCCGAATCCAACGCGACTCCGTCTCTTCGTAGCGTCGTTCCAAATGCGGGATCACGCCGCGGAACGGATTGGTGTAGGTCTCGCGCCGTCCATGCCGTTCGATGACGAACGGGATTTCTTCCTCGCCGGACCCGTGCAGCAGCATCTGTCGTATGTGTTCCGGGAGTTTGCGCCATGGCGTGCGGAGA is part of the Deltaproteobacteria bacterium genome and encodes:
- a CDS encoding DUF86 domain-containing protein, which produces MVDTTLIQRKIALLQDRKRELQGYGITSLSDLQTKPYMEKAVEKVLQEMVEICLDIGKHIIADDNLRLPNDTRDTFAVLAESAVLSTTTAELMKKMAAFRNLIVHLYEKIDVVEVYNVYTNHLCDFDLVTKEVLAYLQRTNQSAP
- a CDS encoding FAD:protein FMN transferase — protein: MRRSFAILATLSALSLLPIAVHAEGADGGVDHFQSDQVRNFTQDATLAGGIKVSATVLALHKHQKEIDKVFSVAFGELRNVAEKFYAQDPNSEISRVNARAGSEPVKVSDDTIALLEVAKKAHQQSGGAFDIASTGTGNSDAIKLSSGANTVQFANPNLRLDVSSVVEGFLADRLVAYLWKANIDNAMVSVGNVTRSIGNDLVGPWRTVIADMSGRYAGRGMAISFSNASTATVTVGAKTPKPNERAGDKPAQTKCRSATVIAKDAATAQALATAIYQLGPDAGLALANRVPHVRAIIRDNAGNLVKSPGL
- a CDS encoding DUF4215 domain-containing protein; protein product: MRRTIGWLTVLVGWLWAAPLLAASFAPKTSAEFVEAMESAVKTAEMDTITLTAGALYQLTKTVDVYNGEIAIIGNGATIERQIGSLPFSIFSVDKYGKLVLKDLTVRYGGTYGMLAGTASGISGGAVTSDGFLLLDQVTMTKNSVSGSGGAILSYGVLHITGSQFIANTAGHSAGAIYDTSWRNDLWGVDLSTDIQTTVFRDNQALFGGAYYTTSKIPRHITQSVFENNAATSGGAMELQQSYGTIIDRCTFKDNQASTAGGGAIYTAFSLLDVRNTTFFGNKAPQYYGGGIDAQGGQLLCTNCTVVGNSAGIAGGGVNVSNQGTLFMKNSILALNVAPQGPQCDSFKVVESQGNNIVTAAAGCQGFGPTEVVPDAGVSNQPTTGTGGSFLPLLANSPAINAGNPSYCSAVDQLGRPRVGNCDIGAAEAVCGDAVAQAAIGEQCDDGNQSDLDACLQSCALASCGDGLVQTGVEECDDGNHTDGDGCSAACIKDAVNAVCGNGTVEGDEACDDGNEDQTDTCLNTCHPASCGDGFVWAGHEGCDAGAGNSNTGACTLQCTPAACGDGFMLAGVEFCDDGNTTSGDGCDANCKATGCGNGIVTAGEVCDDGNNVNGDACQSTCKFPACGDNVLDEGEQCDDGDAENGDGCDANCTPTMCGNGAISGIEQCDDGNTISGDGCDSNCSTSACGNGLVAGTEACDDGNAVNTDACLPTCQAAKCGDSFVQTGVEQCDDGNASDGDGCSALCLVEAPAVSCGNGIPQGAEACDDGNQENGDACLNTCFNNTCGDSFLWVGTEACDDGAANGATAACLPTCIQATCGDGAVWQGHEQCDDANAVNTDACPVNCQTAFCGDGFVLVGTEVCDDGNANNYDACLNTCQTAKCGDHVVQIGVEQCDDGNVQSGDGCSATCMAETPAVCGNGNAEAGEACDDGNEANTDACLKSCVAATCGDGFVQAGKEVCDDANLADDDACLATCLLAVCGDGKLHQGVEQCDDGNTTSGDGCSGVCVTETPLAVCGNAKLEAGEGCDDGNDSNTDGCLKDCHVAACGDGFEQSGVEDCDDNNALSGDGCAANCKIEKQLPPVPPPPPPPPPAPTPTPTPIAPAPVAPTPESAPTSPAAAATPATTSEPASATTPESTPATTPASTPAVPETETETETPTTPSPAEESPAAGDGASGGGCSLMLDAGR
- a CDS encoding nucleotidyltransferase domain-containing protein codes for the protein MTLPLPIAVSITPEQWAQTFQSCPDVVLAYQHGSTIKHPDGPHGDLDLALLCRARLDPEQRLALITTVGTVVRAHVPIAIDVRILNDASPIFAFQVLKHGRRVYGDATTARNFVVTTLTRYFDYLPLQQFFIRRLEQRLGVTPHG
- the uvrA gene encoding excinuclease ABC subunit UvrA — its product is MEPQLLSVRGARTHNLQGIDVDIPRNRFVVITGLSGSGKSTLAFDTIYAEGQRRYVESLSAYARQFLGQMEKPDVESIDGLSPAIAIDQKTTSHNPRSTVGTITEIYDYLRLLYARIGVPHCHQCRRPIESQTVTQMVDQLMAFPTQTKFTIFAPIARNRKGTFAKELASLRKAGFARALIDGTARDLGEAITLDKKRPHTIELIVDRLVLRPDIGNRLPDSLETALRHGDGVARVEAGTESLLLSAKAACIECGISYPELTPQLFSFNSPIGACPACSGLGTKMHFAPEAIVPNPELSLREGAVAPWRSATSTYYLQVFDNLARHYQFDLRTPWRKLPEHIRQMLLHGSGEEEIPFVIERHGRRETYTNPFRGVIPHLERRYEETESRWIREEIEAFMTLRACPTCHGARLRTESLAVKVEGAAIHELTSRSIDALATTIAAWQLPPRALAIAERVLKEVRERLRFLQHVGLNYLTLERSAATLSGGEAQRIRLATQIGSALTGVLYVLDEPSIGLHQRDNRRLLETLKHLRDLGNTVLVVEHDADTILAADHVIDMGPGAGRHGGRIVATGTPAEIVAHPDSLTGLYLSGARAIPVPGARRIPTGRQLVIRGAATHNLKQLDVAIPLGMMTCITGVSGSGKSSLLHDTLYLGLCQRLYRTPVTAGTHDAIDGAEYLDKVINIDQAPIGRTPRSNPATYTGAFTHIRDLFAELPGAKARGYKAGRFSFNVKGGRCEACEGDGILRIEMQFLPDVYVRCEACNGKRFNRETLEILYKGKSIADVLSCTIDQAYEFFSTIPLIRQKLQTLVDVGLGYIELGQSATTLSGGEAQRIKLARELSKRGTGRTIYLLDEPTTGLHFADVARLLDVLNRLLDAGNTVVIIEHNLDVIKSADHVIDLGPEGGDAGGYIVAAGPPEQIAAHPTSYTGHYLRAVLPSPRIRRRAEG